A region of Lepeophtheirus salmonis chromosome 13, UVic_Lsal_1.4, whole genome shotgun sequence DNA encodes the following proteins:
- the Dpck gene encoding dephospho-CoA kinase domain-containing protein: protein MLLIGIIGGPGSGKTTVCGMFHDLGVPILPYDSKRSYFWDTIKLTLLQGHAYALVDLPIPPPPTTFYQQRLLVTCETDLQLHRIMESRSISEKDSQSMLSSSPKLSMKIHASHTIENSSSFTDTKSQVLYLHESTFAPLGSKRKMMTMGGILLVFAAFFLM from the exons ATGCTTTTAATTGGCATCATTGGTGGCCCTGGGAGTGGAAAAACCACGGTTTGCGGCATGTTCCATGATTTGGGAGTCCCCATCCTTCCCTACGATTCCAAAAGATCTTATTTCTGGGATACAATTAAGCTTACATTACTTCAAG ggcATGCCTACGCCTTGGTGGATCTCCCCATTCCACCACCCCCAACCACTTTCTATCAACAACGACTCTTAGTGACCTGTGAAACGGATTTACAACTTCATAGAATCATGGAGTCCCGCTCCATCTCAGAGAAGGACTCTCAGTCCATGCTCAGCTCCTCTCCTAAACTATCAATGAAGATTCATGCTAGTCACACCATTGAGAACTCCAGCTCTTTCACTGATACAAAGAGTCAGGTCCTATATCTCCATGAATCCACATTTGCGCCCCTTGGATCCAAACGGAAAATGATGACCATGGGCGGGATACTCCTTGTCTTTGCAGCCTTCTTTTTAATGTAA
- the GPHR gene encoding LOW QUALITY PROTEIN: Golgi pH regulator (The sequence of the model RefSeq protein was modified relative to this genomic sequence to represent the inferred CDS: deleted 1 base in 1 codon), which yields MTLLWDSLQVLGTQLIFFVIGWIFFVKKLFVDYELHHKLVQLIFCINFALSCTMFELIIFEIIDHLERSSRYFHWYLSLYLMLFMVIILIPFYLVYFLLHNASRYISDQWLKPLSFFTWGCYITIFWKIGDPFPIHNPKHGVLSVETCVSRVGVIGVTIMALLSGFGAVSYPYTSMAMFMRQVTLSDIHQIEKKLTQTLDQVLAKKKRICLAEREKARQLLEGQSRNGWWDRMKQYTTTFTDSVEDVKRLQQDVDALEELSRHLFLELHDLQNMRERNEWAKTLQGRYFNVLGYFFSLYCTWKIFISTVNIVFDRVGKVDPITKGMEIAVIWFGLEIDIVFWSQHISFILVGAIVVTSTRGLLLTMSKFFIWISSPKSSNFIVLFLSQIMGMYFVSMVLLMRMNMPVQYRSIITEVLGELKFNFYHRWFDVMFLVSAVVTILILSLAHKKGTEKNFVD from the exons ATGACGCTACTTTGGGATAGTCTTCAAGTCCTTGGGACTCAACTCATTTTCTTTGTGATTGGATGgatttttttcgtcaaaaagcTATTCGTGGACTATGAACTTCATCACAAATTGGTGCAACTCATT TTTTGCATCAACTTTGCGCTCAGTTGTACCATGTTTGAGctcattatatttgaaatcattGATCATTTAGAGCGAAGCTCCAG ATACTTCCATTGGTACTTGTCCTTGTATCTCATGCTCTTCATGGTCATCATTCTCATTCCATTCTATCTTGTTTACTTCCTCCTACACAATGCGAGTAGATACATCTCTGATCAATGGCTCAAGCCATTGTCCTTCTTCACATGGGGATGCTACATTACGATATTCTGGAAAATCGGAGATCCATTCCCCATACACAATCCCAAACATGGAGTCCTCAG TGTAGAGACATGCGTCAGTAGAGTAGGAGTCATTGGTGTCACAATCATGGCCCTTCTCTCCGGCTTTGGTGCTGTTAGTTATCCTTATACTTCCATGGCTATGTTTATGAGACAAGTGACTCTCTCAGATATACACCaaatagaaaagaaattaaCTCAGACCCTGGATCAAGTCCTCGCCAAAAAGAAACGGATTTGTTTGGCAGAAAGAGAAAAAGCAAGGCAGCTATTAGAGGGTCAATCGCGTAATGGGTGGTGGGATCGAATGAAACAATATACGACAACCTTCACGGACTCTGTTGAGGATGTCAAACGTTTGCAACAGGATGTGGATGCGTTAGAGGAACTATCAAGGCATTTATTTTTAGAGCTCCATGATTTGCAAAACATGAGGGAGCGTAATGAGTGGGCCAAAACTCTTCAAGGAcgttatttcaatgttttaggGTATTTTTTCTCATTGTACTGTACTTGGAAGATTTTCATAAGTACGGTGAACATTGTATTTGATCGAGTAGGCAAAGTAGATCCCATTACAAAAG gtatggaaATTGCAGTGATTTGGTTTGGATTGGAGATTGATATCGTCTTTTGGTCCCAGcatatttcctttatattaGTTGGTGCCATTGTCGTCACCTCAACTCGTGGTCTTTTATTGACCATGTCAAAGTTTTTCATTTGGATCTCAAGTCCAAAGTCTTCAAATTTCATAGTATTATTTCTATCTCAG ATCATGGGTATGTACTTTGTCTCAATGGTACTCCTTATGCGGATGAACATGCCGGTTCAATATCGTTCCATCATCACAGAAGTTTTAGGAGAactcaaatttaacttttatcatCGGTGGTTTGACGTTATGTTCCTTGTTTCTGCTGTTGTGACCATTCTAATACTTTCTTTAGCGCACAAAAAGGGAACAGAAAAGAACTTTGTGGACTAA
- the LOC121127429 gene encoding ubiquitin-conjugating enzyme E2 N, with protein MAGLPRRIVKETQRLMKEPVPGISAIPDEGNARYFHVVVAGPEESPFEGGVFKLELFLPEDYPMSAPKVRFITKIYHPNIDKLGRICLDILKDKWSPALQIRTVLLSIQALLSAPNPDDPLANDVAELWKENEVEAIRNARDWTRKYAMEN; from the exons ATGGCGGGTCTACCACGAAGGATTGTAAAG GAAACGCAGCGTTTGATGAAGGAGCCAGTTCCGGGGATTTCCGCAATTCCAGATGAAGGAAACGCAAGATATTTTCACGTCGTCGTCGCTG GTCCAGAAGAATCCCCTTTCGAGGGTGGAGTATTCAAATTGGAGCTCTTTTTACCAGAAGACTATCCCATGTCTGCTCCCAAGGTTCGCTTCATCACCAAAATCTATCACCCCAACATCGATAAGCTTGGAAGAATTTGCcttgatattttaaaag ACAAATGGAGTCCCGCACTTCAAATTCGCACGGTTTTACTCTCTATTCAAGCCTTACTTTCTGCTCCCAACCCGGATGATCCTTTAGCAAATGATGTTGCTGAGCTATGGAAGGAAAATGAAGTGGAAGCTATTCGAAATGCTCGGGATTGGACGCGTAAATATGCTatggaaaattga